tagccgagccagcgctctgaTTTTTTTGGttgccccatagaaaattaatggagggcggctgcgcatgtgcagtgtgccctccaacactttcggggctccgttctcgatataggtgtgggtccaggcagtgggacctgcacctataagacaatgggggcttatcctagagatatgcccccattgtctgtgatgagacaacccctttaaggctatagCTCTTAatatctgtcacctctttttgaaTATACTCTTTTAAAAGATAATTCCCAATCTAGATGGTCCGTCTCACACCTTTCTTACTTGAGCGTTAAGCTTTCTCCATCATCTTCAAAGTTATATTTTTCTCACTGACCCCCATCCCCTTGTGCTATATGGTTTATCTTGGCTTTGCTGGACTCCTGGAGGACTTTTAATATATACGTACTGGTTAAGTTGTGTTAATGTGATAAAAATTACATGACTTTCAAAATTATTGTATCTCTTCTACAAGTCTCTATACGAGTTATAATGTATGTAAGGTAACCCCCTGGCATACAATCACTTAAAAAAGCCAACCACATTACACGTACACAGAAATTAATAATTTGGTGTAGCACAAGAAATCAAAGGCAGGCTTCAAAGTGTCAGAACAAAACTGTACAATTGATAAATGccccctttatttataaaaaaaaaggcattgcTTTCCATAGCAAACAATGAGAGTTCAGCTTTTATTTCTTAAACAATTGTAGAAAAATAAAAGAAGTACAGTGATTTTCCCGGATGTATTTGTTTATGAATGTTTTAGATATTCACAGTATGGTTTTATGCAGATTTTCCTTTTTCGATTAATCATGTTGAAGTAATTACAATTTTTGTAAGTACTTATCTATAAGGTCATCAAAATGTCTATGCTTTCTAGGTGCTACTTCAGTGAAGAATCTTTATCATCAATCTCACAGTGAGACTCTTTCTAGAGAGGATGAAAATCCTGAAAATGTAATTTCTTCTGAATCTTTGGAAGAAGACACTCCTAATTTTTTCCCAAAGACCAATTCTAGAGGGCATGATGTCAACACTCAGTCAACAGAAGTTACTGATGACATGGAAACCACAACATTAATCCCTAAAATTTTAACACCAAGCCCAAGAAGACTATTTCGGCCAAATCGTTTTAATTCAAATGTTGGCAGAAGACCAATTATACCAAATTCATTGAATGTTGGACACAGAATTATTGGACGTAAACCTACACCACAACCTACAGTAGTAGTGGATGACAATGAAACTAAGGATTTAGAAACTGTTGACTCAGATGATGAAGACATAAAAAAAGATAAACATTCTTCTAAGACTGGTGAAGAAATATCTAATGAAAGAAGAGAGAATTTAAATGTAGATTTTGAAGATACACAGAGAAAAAATGTTGACCGTATGCATGATTTAGAAAAAGTCAAATCAACTTTGGAAAAAGCTAATCCAGCAAGGAAAAGACCAACATCTAAATTTTTGACACATGATCGCATAAATTCTGATCGTTATGATACTAAAGACAGACACTCAGATACAGGCTTGGTTGATTTAAAAACTAAAGCATTAAATGTTTATCGTTCATCAAAGATTTCCGACCACAAAACTAGAAAACACACAATGGGGAGAGGAGTTGTAAGAGAAGTTTCTTCAACGACTGTTTCTCCCACCTCTACAACAGCCATTagtactactacaactactactacaactactacaaCAACTGCTGCTACAGCAGCTACCACAACTACTACTGAAGCACAATTGACAAGTAAACTTAATAAACAGAATGTAGTAGTCCCTCATAAAAAAGAAGAATCTTCTAGTAAACAGCAACACATCCCATCTTTTTCTGGAAAATCTGCTTTATCTCTACTAGAATACTACAGGAGAAGAAGTTCTCTGGTCAAAACTAATCTTGGAACTAAAATAGTATCTAATGGAGAGTCACAATTTCAGCCAGTAACTACTCAAACTACTGCATTAACTACAGCTATGACAACCACATTAGCTCCGAAGGTTATAGAAAAAGATAATCAAGGAAATTTACTAGATCTCTTTGCTAGGAAAGAAGATTCCTATAAACCATCATCTCATGCAAAGTCTGACCAAGAAATAGACAGACAAAAGTCAGAAGAAAGGCATTCGGCAATTGCTTCCACCACTAAAATTTCCAAGAAAGATGACAAGAAAATATCTGCAACCCCCAAGCAAAAGACAAGAACACATAAGCCAGTCAAAAAGAACTACGCTGGTAAAAAATCTGAGCCTCTGCCAGAAGTAATAACATCTAAAGAAGGACAAATTCCCTCCGTTGCCTCACATTCATATAGTGAAAAAACAAGTAATTCTTATAAAGAACACGAAGACCATTCAGAGGAAATAAAAAGGACACCCAATATATACAAAAAGCAAAGTTCAAGTTTAGCTCTTTACTCAAAACCAACAACTGAATCTAGCTtgggttctgcagttttacacagCAACAGAAATGTTGACTCAGAGAAAACTTTTGAAAAACTTGGTCATGATTCTTCATCATTATCTCGTGGCTCTTTGGTGCAATCACATAATACTTTTGATATAGAAGAAGACAATGATAGCCAACATCAGGAAAGAATTTCTACATTGGACAAAGAGTCTCTCTCTCTTTCAAAGTCAAGACCAAATTATAGGACTCCGGGCAGTCTCATGCAGGAAAATGAAAGAAAATTGAGTAAGGTTTCATCTTCCAGAACAGATGTACCAGTTCAGCATGTTCCTGAATATTTAACAAAATCTGATTTTTCAACTTTAGACACAAAAGATGTTCTTTCAAAACAGCCCTCTtctgaaaaaatggaaaatcccacatTACCTGCAAAAACAAGATTGTCTTCATACTCTAATGTTCGTTATGGTAAAAGCAGACAGAGAAATGGTAATAGTAACAACAACAAACAGTCTCTGGAAACATCTTTTACAAAGTTGGAAGATGAACGGACATTAAGTGCCCCCCCTACCCTAAAGGAAAATAGTCATAATTCCCCTGCAGTTTCTTCCTCTTATATGAATTCTAAAAGATTTGGTTTAAGGAGACCAACTACAACTATCTCTCCAACAAGTCGAACTCAAAGCACCACCAGAGCCTCACCTTATCGTTTACTTCCATCAGTGGCTCGACGACTGCATTATGGCAGATCACTAGTACATACAACTACAACTCCACCAACTACAACGCCTGCACGTACTGCTTCTCCAACCTATCATCTTTCATTGCTACGTCAAAGAATGCTTAATTCAAGATTAGGATCCCCATTACGAAGACAACTTACAAGGCCTTCTCAAAGACAAGGTAATAAACTCTTTCCTGATACATAAATTGTTGATCAAATTTCTAACCACATCAGAAATATTGTCTTGGTACACGCTTCTATAGTCAGTATATTATTAATTAAACATGCAATATCTGAAACATAAAAATGCTTGCTCTGTACAATGGaggcttaaagaggttgtgcagtcagtagatattgatgacttatcctcaggataggtcaatattaGATCCGGTATCGGATTCCTCCAGTCAACGTTTTGAAGAGGAAGCGGTGCTTGTAAAATCACTGCGTCCTTTTCAAGATTACACTGCGTATTGTCTCAATTGTAGTGgtggcacagtgtaattacaattgCTTATCCCATGACAACTGCTCATCTGATTACTCTGTGCCACCAAGAAGAGCATGATTATGCACAGTGTATTCTTGAAGAAGAAGCAGCACCgcctccttttcaaacagctgattgaaggGGGTCCCGATTGTTGGACCACCACTGATATGATATTGATtagctatcctgagaataggccatcaatatgtacacactgcacaacccctttaaaaaaacttTGGACtgaggaaaaacaaaaagtaaagCACTACATGACTGGCTTCATATTAAAGGAACACAAAACGCAGAGATTAATGATAAAAGTAAGCTGGATATAAAGTTGACCACATTGTTTGGCCGTAGGATTTTCCTGTAAAAATCTGGTAGACAATAATTTAACTTTCTCCTGATCTATTCCATTGTCAACTGGGAAATGGACAAGCAGTAGGGTTTTGGCCAAGGGCATGACTTAACAATCTTTGCCACCTGTTACATAAAGAACAGTTAGGCAAGGTGTCCAGTtgcagccagttgtcttacatGACTAAGAAAGAGGAGGGGGTAAATTAATATTCTGCTGggacacatataaaaaaaatatgctctACTACATCACATATGTACATGGGTCATAAATATCAGTccagtggggatccgacacccagaACTCACACCGATCAGCTTTTTTTGGCAGCTGCTGGCACCAAATAACTAAACAGTGGACATAACCTGATGCAGAAAACAGCTGCTAGGTGGGAGAGCTGGGTGTCGGACCACTAAAGAGCTGAAATAAGTGACCTGTCTAAAAGCTGGAATACACTCTTAAAGGCCCATTTATACTGCCCAAACATTGGGCAGGTCATCGCTAACAAGCGCTCGTAGGGACACTCCTTAGCAATATTCTGCCGGTGTATAGGTGCAGACAATTAACCGATAAAAGAGCGAAACGCTTCTTCATCAGGTAATTGGATCTTTCATGTGGTCACCTAAAACATTGTTTATCAGCAGCAGATCATgatgtctaaacagcactctgctgccggcaagcaATGATTTGGTATGGGGACAAactatggcattagcgatcgctcctccccatactgtggaggagatcgctgcatgtaaatgtagcagtctccttcactgatgagAAGACGATTGTAAAGTGGCctaaagacaataacgcaggtgtgaaagagcccttaatggaGCATCTAccagttttattgtttttaaCTGTTTATATATGCCTTTGTTTGAAATGATAGTCTTATGATAAAGGTGCTCTATTCAGACAAAGCATTGTAATCAAGGTGTTTCTGGACAAATATATACAAAACTTTTCAATATCGTCTACATTCATTTTACCCTCAGAGTCAGATGGTGAATCTGAAAATGAATGAGAGTAGTATTTTGAAATATGTTATTTTTTAAGTTAAATTATACAATCCAATTTAGTTGATTTAAACAACTTCTGGTAACTGCTACTCAGGGACAGTGTTGGTGTTACTGGGACTGACAAGTATCATGTCTGTAGTTATTCTCTTAATGCTTTTGAATTTAAGTCATTGTGCCTTTTTTCCAGGTAATAATGGAACACCAAATCTGTCTTCAAGGCTTAATACTAATGGGAACACACCATCTTCAAATAGTGGGAGCTTTAGTGGACAGAGGATGATTTATGGTCCAGAAGGAACAAAGTGGGTAgggcaaccttctctataaatatATACTCAAGATGAATAGTAATGATACATCCATAGCATTCTGTCCCCTACTTATTTCTTCAGTGACAAGAGTCCAGGTCATTATAACTGCGCAAGTTAAAGCGATTTTCTGGATTTAGGATGTAGTTTGCCTCTCCTCAGGATTGGTTATACATAGCAGATTGGTGGGAGGCTGACTCTTGAAACCTCTggcagtcagctgtttgaagggtctTTGGTGCTCCTGCAAACAATGTGGCCTCTTCATTGTTTGCATGGGGCCATTTACCTTCACTCCATCTATTTAGTAGCAACACTGCAGAGTATTGCAAATCTTGTGGCTATGAACCATTGAATAAGGATTGAATATCTGAAAAAAACAGAAGCCAAGCCATGCTGGCCAGAGTCTGTGttggactcttttttttaaatgtggatcTAATAAAGATGGCATTTTAATGGAACTCTGCTCAGTGCTGGACTTTTTGTGTTTTGACTGTAGTATATTACAGTTTCATCCCATTCAAGTCAGCTAACTGAAGCTGCAATACCCTGCATCGCCACTACTAAGTAGGTAGCATACATGTATACCAAGGTAATCTATGAAGAGGTTACAACACTTCAACAAGCATCGCAGCCCCTTCAAGGAACTGATCGAGGGACTTGTGATTTGTCCCAAGATCTGATATTGAACCCAGAAAAtgcttttaaagggcttctgtcagcccactaaactgttttttttttttgtttaataataatccctacactgcgagctctgcatacataagtaaaataataattttcgttcagtagaatttgataaaacgctatttttataatatgtaaattacccctctaccagcaagtagggcggctacttgctggtagcagccgcatcctccgaccctaatgacgccccctccgcattgtgattgacagggccagggaacggaatcgttctctactggccctgcctgttttcattcaatatctggcgcctgcgccgcggccgtacctatcttgaatctgcgcaggcgcactgagaggcggccactcactcggccgctcgctcctcaatgcgcctgcgccgggtgtagatgtgacgtcatcggcgcaggcgcattgaggatggagcggccgagtgagtggccgcctctcagtgcgcctgcgcagattgaagataggtacggccgaggCGCagacgccagatattgaatgaaaacaggcagggccagcagagaaagatcccgtccgctggccctgtcaatcaacaagcggagggggcgtcattacgatcggaggatgcggctgctaccagcaagtagccgccctacttgctggtagcaaggtaatttacatattataaaaatagcgttttatcaaattctactgaacgaaaattattattttacttatgtatgcagagatcgcagtgtagggattattattaaacaaaaaaaacggtttagtgggctgacagaagccctttaaagggttttccacctTTGTTATATTGATAACCTTTTCGCTAGCTCATCATCATCAGATTGGcgtgggtccaacacccagcaccaccataattttttttgtcattcaTTTTTTGGCAttaataacatgataactttattctctgggtcagtacaattacagctatACCAAATGCATAtagtgttttttatgttttactacttttatgcATTAAAACCCCTACATTTTTATTTCTacagagttgtgtgagggcttgatttttgcgaaaTGCCTTGTAGTTTCCATTGGTATAATTTTGCAGTACATACTTTGTGAtcgcttttaaaaaaaatttggtggtGAATAAGCAAAAAGAagcaattctggcatttttaatattttctttttacagcgttcaccgtactggataaattacatgataattgcgTAGTGTGGGTGGTCATGGACactgtgataccaaatatgtggatatTTAACTTTTGATATTTTTTCCACAGAAATGGAACAaacatacttt
The sequence above is a segment of the Bufo bufo chromosome 4, aBufBuf1.1, whole genome shotgun sequence genome. Coding sequences within it:
- the FNDC1 gene encoding fibronectin type III domain-containing protein 1 produces the protein MAPWSRTMRIPAFLFILALMILTLLDSSAAATERKHPSRTFRVQARNSDDRSPLPQRAGMRTVRRFRAHPSNLGESARRINYAPVRPVVHNEDNKQRASESVHMVSLQSMNPQGKSQPVYRAAATKLKIPEENYLMGAKEVSVRVLSSQSVLVTWVDPMYEKSPMVDSKRHYTIRYREKGESARWDYKQINARRALIEKLNPDAMYEFSVRISQGEEESQWSSSVFQRTPVSAPVTAPENLYVEPLKGKPTSVRVMWDELTDNAGKIKEYIVSYAPAMKPFGGKSIPYSGTTTSAIVDDLQPGERYIFKIRAANRRGQGPQSKAFTVTIPAGATSVKNLYHQSHSETLSREDENPENVISSESLEEDTPNFFPKTNSRGHDVNTQSTEVTDDMETTTLIPKILTPSPRRLFRPNRFNSNVGRRPIIPNSLNVGHRIIGRKPTPQPTVVVDDNETKDLETVDSDDEDIKKDKHSSKTGEEISNERRENLNVDFEDTQRKNVDRMHDLEKVKSTLEKANPARKRPTSKFLTHDRINSDRYDTKDRHSDTGLVDLKTKALNVYRSSKISDHKTRKHTMGRGVVREVSSTTVSPTSTTAISTTTTTTTTTTTTAATAATTTTTEAQLTSKLNKQNVVVPHKKEESSSKQQHIPSFSGKSALSLLEYYRRRSSLVKTNLGTKIVSNGESQFQPVTTQTTALTTAMTTTLAPKVIEKDNQGNLLDLFARKEDSYKPSSHAKSDQEIDRQKSEERHSAIASTTKISKKDDKKISATPKQKTRTHKPVKKNYAGKKSEPLPEVITSKEGQIPSVASHSYSEKTSNSYKEHEDHSEEIKRTPNIYKKQSSSLALYSKPTTESSLGSAVLHSNRNVDSEKTFEKLGHDSSSLSRGSLVQSHNTFDIEEDNDSQHQERISTLDKESLSLSKSRPNYRTPGSLMQENERKLSKVSSSRTDVPVQHVPEYLTKSDFSTLDTKDVLSKQPSSEKMENPTLPAKTRLSSYSNVRYGKSRQRNGNSNNNKQSLETSFTKLEDERTLSAPPTLKENSHNSPAVSSSYMNSKRFGLRRPTTTISPTSRTQSTTRASPYRLLPSVARRLHYGRSLVHTTTTPPTTTPARTASPTYHLSLLRQRMLNSRLGSPLRRQLTRPSQRQGNNGTPNLSSRLNTNGNTPSSNSGSFSGQRMIYGPEGTKWVVDLNRGVILNTEGRYLQDSQGKPLRIKLGGDGRTIIDLNGTPVVSPDGLPLFGHGRFSKPVASAQDRPVLSLGGRPLRGLEVARTTRPTTTRMTTTPRTTTTTTLPPTTTTTTTTTIPEPTTIELTTEEPVNPTCAPGSFAQYDEEGNMIMGDGDKPDCYTEDSYSGQDLIVTTEAAEKVTYFDLDQDYEFIETTRRPIQTTTRPPIIIKEPEIRSLDDNLVSEYDATGKKRFTAPYVSYISKDPNTPCSLTDALEHFEVENLADLLPKEMKEGLLPPQNISYNITIVAVEGCHSFVILDWAKPKKGDLITGYLVYSASYDDYLKNKWSTGTAGSSNFPIENLKPNTRYYFQIQAKNPYGLGPMSPSVSFVTESDNPLLIVRPPGGEPIWIPFAFKHDSSYSGCHGKHYVKRTWYRKFVGVVLCNSLRYKIYLSESLRDTFHSIGDSYGRGEDHCQFVDSYMEGRTDPSSEFQVLPKIKGYYRHYTQEPVMFGQIGYGTPNNYVGWYECGVPIPGKW